In one window of uncultured Draconibacterium sp. DNA:
- a CDS encoding glycosyltransferase, which yields MIRELLDTFNTLTSTQLVVFVVVALLWLLRLLYLLFFPLRVLIRTSEKKVATEKTPLSVLMVVRNEEENCRETLPNLLNLENPDMEVVVVDDFSQDNTLSVLGVLKQRYQRMKLSSLSQETRYSEKLSQNIALKSAEKDWVMVYPVSAQNPSQDWLDEIDKKAADPVLVKVAYTTISTSKNRFNKFYRIENFFQQVRSASYSINGLAFVYNEENVVFKKAEYFKLGGLGSKVQEPYANLELVINRFIRKMNVEFCFNDKSILTKQVAVGHSEFKDLVRKSIRIEKHLSKWKQFVLLLDRLTQVLYPLFVALVLLVTFKLWPIIAILVVVKLLVFMVIIKILQKRLNERKLFITSLVFSVIMPFYKLFFRWSFNRQSQNHKWKNRG from the coding sequence ATGATCCGGGAGTTGTTGGATACTTTTAATACCTTAACATCTACGCAGTTGGTGGTGTTTGTGGTAGTCGCTTTATTGTGGCTGTTACGGCTTTTGTATTTGCTTTTTTTCCCGCTGAGGGTGCTTATTAGAACCAGTGAAAAAAAGGTTGCTACAGAAAAAACACCACTATCGGTATTAATGGTAGTGCGAAACGAAGAAGAAAATTGTCGCGAAACTTTGCCGAATTTACTGAATTTGGAAAATCCGGATATGGAAGTTGTGGTAGTTGATGATTTTTCGCAAGACAATACCTTGTCGGTATTGGGGGTGCTGAAACAGCGCTACCAACGAATGAAGCTTTCTTCGCTAAGCCAGGAAACACGTTATTCCGAAAAATTATCGCAAAACATTGCATTAAAGTCGGCCGAAAAGGATTGGGTAATGGTATACCCGGTAAGTGCACAAAATCCGTCGCAGGACTGGTTGGATGAAATAGATAAAAAAGCGGCCGATCCGGTTTTGGTAAAAGTGGCTTACACTACTATTAGTACAAGCAAAAACCGGTTTAATAAATTTTACCGTATCGAAAATTTCTTTCAGCAGGTAAGAAGTGCATCGTACTCAATTAACGGATTAGCGTTTGTTTATAACGAGGAAAATGTTGTTTTCAAAAAGGCGGAATACTTTAAACTGGGAGGGTTGGGTAGTAAGGTGCAGGAGCCTTATGCAAACCTCGAACTGGTAATTAACCGTTTTATCCGAAAAATGAATGTCGAGTTCTGTTTTAATGACAAAAGCATTCTTACAAAACAGGTTGCTGTTGGTCATTCAGAATTCAAGGATTTGGTTCGTAAAAGTATTCGTATTGAAAAACATCTGAGTAAATGGAAGCAGTTTGTATTGCTTCTCGACAGGTTAACTCAGGTCTTATATCCTCTTTTTGTTGCACTTGTTTTATTGGTTACATTCAAGTTGTGGCCTATTATTGCAATCTTAGTGGTAGTTAAGTTGTTGGTTTTCATGGTTATCATAAAAATATTGCAGAAACGTTTGAATGAACGTAAATTATTCATAACTTCGTTAGTGTTCAGTGTTATAATGCCTTTTTATAAACTTTTTTTCAGATGGAGCTTTAATCGGCAAAGTCAAAATCACAAATGGAAAAACAGGGGGTAA
- the tgt gene encoding tRNA guanosine(34) transglycosylase Tgt produces the protein MQFELQKTADNSRARSGVITTDHGTIETPIFMPVGTAGSVKGIHTRDIKEDINAQIILGNTYHLYLRPGIDVIEKAGGLHKFNRWDGPILTDSGGFQVFSLGDIRKLSEEGARFQSHIDGSYHMFTPENVMDIQRTIGADIIMAFDECTPGDADYAYAKRSLELTQRWLERCFKQFNSTEPKYGYSQTLFPIVQGNTFTDLRKAAVNNVKTFDADGYAIGGLSVGETEQEMYEMTEVCTADLPENKPRYLMGVGTPVNILEGIHRGIDMFDCVMPTRNGRNGMLFTSEGIINIRNKKWENDHAPIDENGTSFVDQYSKAYLRHLIISNEMLGAQIASQHNLAFYLWLVKTARQKIQNGDFVSWKNEMVLKLKERL, from the coding sequence ATGCAATTCGAACTACAGAAAACAGCAGATAACTCGCGTGCCCGTTCCGGTGTAATTACCACCGACCACGGCACAATTGAAACACCAATATTTATGCCGGTTGGAACAGCCGGATCGGTGAAAGGAATCCACACCCGCGATATAAAAGAGGACATTAATGCCCAAATCATTCTAGGGAATACCTACCATTTGTATTTACGTCCCGGAATTGATGTGATTGAAAAAGCAGGTGGCCTGCACAAATTCAATCGTTGGGACGGTCCGATTTTAACCGACAGCGGAGGGTTTCAGGTTTTTTCCCTTGGCGATATTCGCAAACTCAGCGAAGAGGGAGCACGTTTTCAGTCGCATATCGATGGATCATACCACATGTTCACTCCTGAAAATGTGATGGATATTCAGCGCACTATTGGCGCTGATATTATTATGGCGTTTGATGAGTGCACACCGGGCGATGCCGATTACGCTTACGCTAAACGATCGCTGGAACTGACGCAACGCTGGCTGGAGCGCTGTTTTAAACAGTTTAACAGTACCGAGCCAAAATATGGCTATTCGCAAACCTTGTTTCCTATTGTACAAGGAAATACATTTACCGATTTGCGAAAAGCTGCCGTGAACAACGTAAAAACGTTTGATGCCGATGGTTATGCAATCGGGGGTTTGTCGGTTGGCGAAACTGAGCAGGAAATGTACGAAATGACGGAAGTTTGCACTGCCGACCTTCCTGAAAACAAACCGCGCTATTTGATGGGTGTTGGAACACCTGTAAATATTCTGGAAGGCATTCACCGGGGAATTGACATGTTTGATTGTGTAATGCCCACCCGAAACGGCCGCAACGGAATGTTGTTTACCAGCGAAGGCATTATTAATATCCGCAATAAAAAATGGGAAAACGATCACGCTCCCATCGATGAAAACGGAACATCGTTTGTCGACCAGTATTCAAAAGCTTATCTTCGTCACCTTATAATTTCGAACGAAATGCTTGGCGCGCAAATTGCGAGTCAGCATAACCTGGCATTTTACCTGTGGCTGGTAAAAACAGCCCGCCAAAAAATACAAAACGGCGATTTTGTAAGCTGGAAAAACGAGATGGTATTAAAACTAAAAGAAAGACTGTAG
- a CDS encoding LptF/LptG family permease: MKWYKTIDFYISKKFLGTFFYAIGLILSIAIVFDISENLDEFLSKDIPMKDIVFDYYMNFIPYFANLFSPLFTFIAVIYFTSKMTYNTEIIAILSNGVSYRRLMRPYLVSALVIALFSFMLGNYVIPPANKTMNDFRHNYIRSKSVGTERNIHRQIEPGTYIYMQSFNANNVGMRFTLERFEDSKLKEKLSAQNIRWDKETGKWVINSYWKRNIFEDHETFEKGYRMDTTLNMVPGDFQRLSNEMETYTTPALLKEIKLMKMRGVNTIEWEIEKHKRIANPFAAFILTLIGAGLASRKVKGGLGLHIGLGLLLAFSYILFMQISTVFAISGTVPIILAIWLPNLIYAMLALFVYRWAAR; this comes from the coding sequence ATGAAGTGGTATAAAACAATAGATTTTTACATTTCGAAAAAGTTCCTGGGAACTTTCTTTTATGCCATTGGTCTGATTTTAAGCATCGCCATTGTTTTCGATATTTCTGAAAACCTCGACGAATTCCTTTCGAAAGACATTCCTATGAAGGATATTGTTTTTGACTATTACATGAACTTTATCCCCTATTTTGCCAACCTGTTCAGTCCGCTGTTTACATTTATCGCGGTAATTTATTTTACCTCGAAAATGACTTATAACACCGAGATTATTGCCATTTTAAGCAACGGTGTCTCCTATCGTCGTTTAATGCGGCCATACCTGGTTTCGGCCCTTGTAATTGCACTGTTTTCGTTTATGCTGGGCAACTACGTTATTCCGCCTGCCAATAAAACCATGAATGATTTCAGGCACAATTATATCAGGAGCAAATCGGTTGGTACCGAACGAAATATTCACCGACAAATTGAACCCGGCACCTACATTTATATGCAAAGTTTTAACGCCAACAATGTAGGAATGCGTTTTACGCTGGAGCGTTTTGAGGACTCGAAACTAAAGGAAAAGCTCTCCGCGCAAAACATTCGCTGGGACAAAGAAACAGGCAAGTGGGTAATAAATTCGTATTGGAAACGGAATATTTTTGAAGATCATGAAACCTTCGAAAAAGGTTACCGAATGGACACCACACTAAATATGGTACCGGGCGATTTTCAACGCCTAAGCAACGAAATGGAAACCTATACCACACCGGCACTTCTAAAAGAAATTAAATTGATGAAGATGCGTGGTGTAAACACTATTGAATGGGAAATTGAAAAACATAAACGCATCGCTAATCCGTTTGCTGCTTTTATTTTAACACTAATTGGCGCCGGTCTTGCATCGCGAAAAGTAAAAGGAGGACTGGGGCTGCACATTGGACTTGGGCTGCTACTGGCTTTCTCCTACATCCTGTTTATGCAAATTTCAACCGTATTTGCCATAAGTGGCACTGTACCAATCATTTTGGCTATATGGCTACCGAATCTGATATATGCCATGCTCGCATTATTTGTTTATCGTTGGGCTGCCCGTTAA
- a CDS encoding acyl-CoA carboxylase subunit beta → MSLRSNVLDLRKRKKEVQKGGGDKAIEKQVKMGKLTARERILALLDKNSFHEYDLFVEHAAKDFGMEGKTLHGDGVIIGTGTIYDKPVCIFAQDFTVAGGSLGLMHARKITKIMDHALKMRVPLIGINDSGGARIQEGVNSLAGYGEIFFRNTLASGVIPQISVILGPCAGGAVYSPALTDFVFVVENISKMFITGPSVVKSVLGEEVSMEELGGAKVHAEVTGNAHFYAETEMECFEQIKTLISFIPRSNLKKALPHKPKAPLKGVKIEDIVPADPRIPYDMRDVLKSITDGSEFFEVMERFAPNIIVGFGRMNGETVGFVANQPMVLAGVLDIDSSDKAARFIRYCDAFNIPIITMEDLPGYLPGVDQEHAGVIRHGAKILYAYSEATVPKVTVILRKAYGGGYIAMNSRHLRADFVFAWPTAEIAVMGPEGAANIVFRKEIAEAENPDEMRQQKIEEYKEKFANPYVAAAQGYIDEVIEPSETRSRILHALQVSENKSASMPTKKHGIPPF, encoded by the coding sequence ATGTCACTAAGAAGTAACGTACTCGATCTTCGTAAAAGAAAGAAAGAAGTACAAAAAGGTGGTGGAGATAAAGCCATTGAGAAACAAGTAAAAATGGGTAAGCTCACAGCCCGTGAACGTATCCTGGCCTTGTTAGATAAAAACTCATTTCACGAATACGATTTATTTGTAGAGCACGCCGCCAAAGATTTTGGCATGGAAGGTAAAACCTTACATGGCGACGGTGTTATTATCGGTACCGGTACCATCTACGATAAACCAGTTTGTATTTTTGCGCAAGACTTTACTGTTGCCGGTGGTTCTTTGGGTTTAATGCACGCCCGTAAAATCACGAAGATTATGGACCATGCGCTAAAAATGCGTGTTCCACTAATTGGTATCAACGACTCGGGTGGTGCGCGTATCCAGGAAGGCGTTAACTCGCTGGCCGGTTACGGTGAGATTTTCTTCCGTAACACACTGGCATCAGGTGTAATTCCTCAAATCTCAGTTATTCTTGGCCCATGTGCCGGTGGTGCGGTTTATTCACCTGCACTTACCGACTTTGTTTTTGTGGTAGAAAACATTTCAAAAATGTTCATCACCGGACCATCGGTGGTTAAATCAGTTTTGGGAGAAGAAGTTTCGATGGAAGAACTAGGCGGTGCAAAAGTACATGCCGAAGTTACCGGAAATGCTCATTTCTATGCGGAAACTGAAATGGAATGTTTTGAGCAGATAAAAACACTAATCAGCTTTATTCCACGTAGTAACCTGAAAAAAGCGTTACCACATAAACCTAAAGCTCCGTTAAAAGGAGTTAAGATTGAAGATATTGTTCCTGCAGATCCAAGAATTCCTTACGATATGCGCGATGTACTAAAAAGCATCACCGATGGTTCAGAATTCTTCGAGGTTATGGAGCGTTTTGCACCAAACATCATCGTTGGTTTTGGCCGCATGAATGGCGAAACAGTTGGTTTTGTGGCCAACCAGCCAATGGTACTGGCAGGAGTGCTTGATATTGACAGTTCGGACAAAGCAGCTCGTTTTATCCGTTATTGCGACGCTTTCAATATTCCGATTATTACTATGGAAGACCTGCCAGGTTACCTGCCAGGTGTAGACCAGGAACATGCCGGAGTAATTCGTCACGGTGCAAAAATTCTTTATGCATACAGCGAAGCTACCGTACCAAAAGTAACTGTTATTCTGCGTAAAGCTTATGGTGGTGGTTACATTGCCATGAACTCGCGTCACTTACGTGCCGACTTTGTTTTTGCATGGCCAACAGCCGAAATTGCAGTTATGGGACCGGAAGGTGCTGCCAACATTGTATTCCGTAAAGAAATTGCTGAAGCCGAGAATCCGGATGAAATGCGCCAACAAAAAATTGAGGAGTACAAAGAGAAGTTTGCCAATCCTTATGTTGCTGCTGCACAGGGCTATATCGACGAAGTAATCGAGCCTAGTGAAACACGTTCGCGCATTTTACACGCCTTGCAGGTTTCTGAAAACAAGAGTGCTTCGATGCCAACTAAGAAACATGGAATTCCTCCGTTTTAA